In Methanobacterium paludis, the following proteins share a genomic window:
- a CDS encoding (Fe-S)-binding protein: protein MIYFRGCVVREKLGNISQATEKILKLSSVDYRVLDDETCCGSFLLRTGFQSEALNVMEKTLNDLKGEKILVSCAGCYNTLKNDYKKLLGVELDVVHTSQFFNDLINKGKLKVKKNPVNVTYHDPCHLGRHCGVYDEPREILSKTANLVEMERNREHSRCCGAGAGVKSAFPENALKVAEKRIKDAENTGSDLIVTSCSFCILNLKNALEIFKKNKKESTNISRVLDVSEIILMEFEDEEV, encoded by the coding sequence ATGATATACTTCAGAGGCTGTGTTGTAAGAGAAAAGCTTGGAAACATATCCCAAGCCACAGAAAAGATATTAAAATTATCAAGTGTTGATTACAGAGTTCTTGATGATGAAACCTGCTGCGGATCCTTTCTTTTAAGGACTGGATTTCAAAGTGAGGCACTTAATGTTATGGAAAAAACTCTGAATGATCTAAAGGGCGAAAAAATACTTGTATCCTGTGCTGGATGCTACAATACCTTAAAAAATGATTATAAAAAGTTATTGGGTGTAGAACTGGATGTTGTTCACACGTCCCAGTTTTTCAACGATCTTATCAATAAAGGAAAACTTAAGGTTAAAAAAAATCCCGTAAATGTCACTTACCATGATCCATGTCACCTCGGACGACATTGTGGGGTTTATGATGAGCCAAGGGAAATTTTAAGCAAAACTGCCAATTTGGTTGAAATGGAAAGAAACAGAGAGCATTCTCGCTGTTGCGGTGCAGGTGCAGGTGTTAAATCTGCATTTCCAGAGAATGCATTAAAAGTTGCAGAAAAACGGATTAAAGACGCAGAAAACACAGGATCAGATTTAATTGTAACATCCTGTTCTTTTTGTATTTTGAACCTTAAAAATGCCCTTGAAATTTTTAAAAAAAATAAAAAAGAAAGTACAAATATTTCCAGAGTTTTAGATGTATCGGAAATCATATTAATGGAGTTTGAAGATGAAGAAGTCTGA
- a CDS encoding glycosyltransferase family 2 protein, which translates to MKNNPLISIIIPTLNSEKTLEQCLKSIKNQSYQNYEIIIVDGGSEDKTIGIAEKFNAKVINANIKNMSKQTNIGISNSDGLYIYRVDSDVILNPKILEKSIEKCENEGYDGVCINWIPDESISFWAKVRKIEKESYVKHLNYVGAIKYDKNVAGATFLRRDVIDSVGGFEENVPTFGEDFALFNKLAKSKFHFAVIDVYELHIGEPKTLMEVVRKNFRYGRAAKTFLKDQGTKKGAKQYSPAGRIHLTDAFKNAFKNDKRLFLGLAIYIFALYASASIGFIYSVIRRSQN; encoded by the coding sequence ATGAAAAATAATCCTTTAATCTCTATAATTATACCAACTCTAAATTCTGAAAAAACATTAGAACAATGCTTAAAAAGCATTAAAAACCAAAGTTATCAGAATTATGAAATTATAATTGTTGATGGTGGCTCTGAAGATAAAACTATTGGGATTGCAGAAAAATTTAATGCAAAGGTCATTAATGCAAACATCAAAAATATGAGCAAACAGACTAATATTGGCATATCAAACTCTGATGGACTTTATATTTACCGGGTTGATTCTGATGTTATATTAAATCCTAAAATATTAGAAAAAAGCATTGAAAAATGTGAGAATGAAGGATATGATGGAGTTTGTATAAATTGGATCCCTGATGAATCTATAAGTTTCTGGGCTAAAGTCCGGAAAATCGAAAAAGAAAGTTATGTTAAACATCTGAATTATGTTGGAGCCATCAAATATGATAAAAATGTTGCAGGTGCAACATTTTTAAGAAGAGATGTAATAGACTCGGTTGGGGGATTTGAGGAGAATGTACCCACATTTGGGGAGGATTTTGCCCTTTTCAACAAATTGGCTAAAAGTAAGTTTCACTTTGCTGTTATTGATGTTTATGAACTCCATATTGGTGAACCCAAAACCTTAATGGAAGTAGTAAGAAAGAATTTTAGGTACGGACGTGCAGCAAAAACATTTTTAAAAGATCAAGGAACAAAAAAAGGGGCAAAACAATATTCTCCCGCAGGAAGGATACATTTAACCGATGCTTTTAAAAACGCTTTTAAAAATGATAAACGTCTTTTTTTGGGTCTTGCAATATATATATTCGCTTTATACGCCTCGGCGAGTATTGGGTTTATTTATAGTGTTATCAGAAGATCTCAAAACTGA
- a CDS encoding GDP-mannose 4,6-dehydratase, with product MNWNNKNVLITGISGFVGSYLAEELLKNDSNVFGLIKRRADGTKAKNLVDHGIDNDLKLLEGDLTDITSLANALDESQPDYIFHLAAQSFVPRSFKNPMETQMINSIGTANLLDAIRIKNYDPKIVFAGSSEEYGLVISSPTQYQQAQTQYGTIFPEPEKIPEVPIKETNPLRPMSPYAVSKVYGDYLMRNYYHSYGLNTVVSRAFNHEGAGRGSMFVTSVITNQVMKLKFEETDKITIGNVNAFRDWSHVKDIIKGYMVLAENGKSGEVYNQGSMRTNSILSYILLSLEHAGWNINKIETFNGEKSITDPTENDNDKIYGIKFDKTKVDKMMLEGNLEYSIEDKGILLDTEKGTVSVEFNPDRFRPAEVPILLSNTEKIQKIGAKTDYKLDDIIKDQLNYYIKEGNRV from the coding sequence ATGAACTGGAATAATAAAAATGTTTTGATAACAGGTATAAGTGGTTTTGTTGGTTCTTATTTAGCAGAAGAGCTTCTTAAAAATGATTCAAATGTTTTTGGATTGATCAAACGCCGGGCGGATGGGACGAAAGCCAAAAATCTGGTTGATCATGGTATTGACAATGATTTAAAGCTTTTAGAAGGAGATTTAACTGATATAACATCCCTTGCAAATGCTTTAGATGAATCACAACCAGATTATATATTCCACCTTGCAGCACAATCTTTTGTACCGCGCTCATTCAAAAATCCCATGGAAACACAGATGATAAATTCCATAGGAACAGCAAATTTATTGGATGCAATTAGAATAAAAAATTATGACCCTAAAATAGTTTTTGCAGGTTCAAGCGAAGAATATGGGCTTGTGATATCTTCCCCAACCCAGTATCAACAGGCACAAACACAGTACGGCACCATATTTCCTGAACCCGAAAAAATTCCAGAGGTACCTATAAAAGAAACCAATCCTTTAAGACCCATGTCACCATATGCAGTTTCCAAAGTCTATGGAGATTACCTGATGAGAAATTATTACCATTCTTATGGTTTGAATACAGTTGTTTCCAGGGCATTTAATCATGAAGGGGCAGGTAGAGGTTCAATGTTTGTAACATCAGTTATAACAAATCAGGTTATGAAACTGAAGTTTGAAGAAACAGATAAAATAACCATTGGAAATGTGAATGCTTTTAGAGATTGGTCGCATGTGAAAGACATAATAAAGGGTTATATGGTGCTTGCGGAAAACGGTAAATCTGGAGAAGTTTACAATCAGGGATCCATGAGAACAAATTCCATTTTAAGTTATATACTTTTAAGTTTGGAACATGCAGGTTGGAATATAAATAAAATAGAAACATTTAATGGTGAAAAATCTATCACAGATCCAACAGAAAATGATAACGATAAAATTTATGGAATTAAATTTGACAAAACCAAAGTTGACAAAATGATGCTGGAAGGAAACCTGGAATATTCCATTGAAGATAAAGGAATCCTCCTGGATACAGAAAAAGGCACAGTTTCTGTTGAATTTAATCCGGACAGATTCAGACCCGCTGAAGTTCCAATTCTTTTATCTAACACAGAAAAAATACAGAAGATCGGTGCAAAAACAGATTATAAACTGGATGATATAATAAAGGACCAGTTGAACTATTACATAAAAGAAGGGAATAGGGTTTAA
- a CDS encoding class I SAM-dependent methyltransferase has translation MGNKGTKWSTYNLEYAKDHEKRNPNDYWEFKAIFKLYEPKSTDKILEIGCNTGEFCNLLKEKYNNETYGVDINKNAIIVATDKYPNLKFQSKDIFELKKEKYDIIYMQHVIEHLKEPERALIKLREDNLNCGGKLIITCPNKWAYFLKAYTWCKKIKFCYDPTHVSEFSPLTLSKLIKNAGYQKVKIFTKPLGFPFSSLISPNFYYSLPSWVFGGHIFLLCQM, from the coding sequence ATGGGAAATAAAGGAACCAAATGGAGTACTTATAATTTAGAATATGCGAAAGATCATGAAAAGAGAAATCCAAATGATTATTGGGAGTTCAAGGCAATTTTCAAGCTTTATGAACCTAAATCTACAGATAAAATTTTAGAAATAGGTTGTAACACAGGAGAATTTTGTAATTTACTGAAAGAAAAGTATAATAACGAAACTTATGGAGTAGATATTAATAAAAATGCTATAATAGTAGCAACTGATAAATATCCAAATCTAAAGTTTCAGAGTAAAGATATTTTTGAATTAAAAAAAGAAAAATATGATATTATATATATGCAACATGTTATTGAGCACCTTAAAGAACCTGAAAGAGCATTGATTAAATTAAGAGAAGATAATTTGAACTGTGGAGGCAAGTTAATTATCACCTGTCCCAATAAATGGGCTTACTTCCTAAAGGCATATACATGGTGTAAAAAAATAAAATTTTGTTATGACCCCACACATGTTTCAGAATTTTCTCCTTTAACACTATCTAAACTTATAAAAAATGCAGGTTACCAAAAGGTTAAAATATTTACTAAGCCTTTAGGTTTTCCATTTAGTTCTCTTATTTCACCTAATTTCTACTATTCTTTACCTTCATGGGTGTTTGGAGGACATATTTTTTTGTTGTGTCAAATGTAA
- a CDS encoding flippase has product MSRIRTLAKNTTMLFVANVISYLLGFFTTLYTARYLGVEGFGVLSLALSLTGIFGVFTDLGLGTLTTREVSRDKSQANRYIGNTAVMKVFLAFLTFGLIALAVYILNYPQTVKNVVYLITLSVIFGAFTGIFNSIFQAFEKMEYMSLNIILNAVLMLAGVLTVIYYGFDIIALASVYFISSGIILILTFFIYSWKFFLPKIHLDLNFWKPTLNEASFFGLSSILVVIYFYIDSVMLSIMVGNSAVGIYNAAYKLIFVLLFIPSVFVTSIFPLMSQHFESAKNLLKLEYEKSVKYLFAIAMFIFVYGFVFADKIILIIYGGNYTASIAALQALIFVVPIIFITNLFGNILGAINRQKAITIVTGANALINITLNLILIPKFSYIGASAATVATEGLGFILMFTYLSKYFFKISLTQNILKTIFSSILVLISVYYLKINVNWITSAVFGLFAYVLLLYAMKIVTKDDIKIFKGIL; this is encoded by the coding sequence ATGAGTAGAATAAGAACTTTAGCAAAAAATACGACTATGTTGTTCGTAGCAAATGTGATAAGTTACTTATTGGGCTTTTTCACAACGTTGTATACTGCCCGATATTTAGGAGTTGAAGGTTTTGGAGTTTTATCCCTGGCCTTATCTCTTACAGGAATTTTTGGAGTTTTTACAGACTTAGGTTTAGGAACTTTAACTACTAGAGAGGTTTCAAGGGATAAATCTCAGGCGAACAGATATATTGGAAATACTGCTGTGATGAAAGTATTTTTGGCTTTTTTAACCTTTGGACTCATTGCTCTGGCAGTGTACATCTTAAATTATCCTCAAACTGTTAAAAACGTTGTATACCTTATTACGTTGTCTGTTATATTCGGAGCATTTACTGGAATATTCAACTCAATATTTCAGGCATTTGAAAAAATGGAGTATATGTCTTTAAACATTATATTGAATGCTGTTTTAATGCTTGCAGGCGTTTTAACTGTAATATATTATGGATTTGACATCATAGCATTAGCATCAGTTTATTTTATTTCCAGTGGGATAATTCTAATTTTAACTTTCTTTATTTATTCATGGAAATTCTTTTTACCTAAAATCCATTTAGATCTAAATTTCTGGAAACCAACCCTTAATGAGGCATCATTTTTTGGATTATCCAGTATTTTAGTTGTTATTTATTTCTATATAGATTCTGTTATGCTGTCGATCATGGTTGGTAATTCTGCAGTGGGAATCTATAACGCAGCATACAAACTGATTTTTGTCTTACTATTCATACCCAGTGTTTTTGTAACGTCTATTTTCCCGTTAATGTCACAACATTTTGAATCCGCCAAAAATCTATTGAAATTAGAATACGAAAAATCTGTTAAATATCTATTTGCAATTGCCATGTTCATATTTGTGTACGGTTTTGTATTTGCAGACAAAATAATTTTGATTATTTATGGAGGAAATTATACAGCATCCATAGCAGCTTTACAAGCATTGATATTCGTTGTGCCAATAATCTTCATAACAAATTTATTTGGCAATATATTAGGAGCGATTAACAGACAAAAAGCAATTACAATTGTTACAGGTGCAAATGCATTGATTAATATAACTTTAAACTTAATTTTAATCCCAAAATTTAGTTATATTGGTGCTTCTGCCGCAACAGTTGCAACCGAAGGGTTAGGATTTATTTTAATGTTCACATATTTATCTAAATATTTTTTCAAAATTTCTCTGACTCAAAATATTTTGAAAACTATATTTAGCAGTATTTTAGTTTTAATATCCGTTTATTACTTGAAAATTAATGTAAACTGGATAACATCAGCCGTTTTCGGATTATTTGCATATGTGTTACTCCTTTACGCTATGAAAATAGTTACAAAAGATGATATAAAAATCTTTAAAGGAATTTTATAA
- a CDS encoding glycosyltransferase family 4 protein — protein MDIGIVHPELIYPRGAEKQVCELSYHLNKMGHEVTIYTFEKEENYIFDSLLKNVNIISLDTKWVINCIFGFNQFRWVHLIKKISSKIGDHDIVNAHNHPAQWISKFTDIPTVWTCNEPYRYGSSALNKLNFYSMDKSLTSNVNLTLAFNSRMQEMIQEIYPENKVAINVSGVNLYRPIKHSDDGYFNSIFVGPLHPRKRQLDIIKAFSLIESEIPNIRMHFVGGNVGISSKTLKKSMIDLADKNGLEILFYDSISDEELYNLYDIADISVFVPESEPWGIFPLETILGGIPTIISDQCGVKDILPDDHFVVETGNIKQLVDKIVEIKDNYDEYKDKTLKTSETISENYSWEAYSKRMENIFNKIIE, from the coding sequence ATGGATATTGGAATTGTGCATCCGGAATTAATATATCCGAGGGGTGCTGAAAAACAGGTCTGTGAATTAAGTTATCATTTAAATAAAATGGGTCATGAAGTTACAATTTATACATTTGAAAAAGAAGAAAATTATATTTTTGATTCATTGCTTAAAAATGTGAATATAATATCGTTAGATACAAAATGGGTTATAAATTGTATTTTTGGATTTAACCAATTTAGATGGGTTCATTTAATTAAAAAAATCAGCTCAAAAATTGGAGATCATGATATAGTAAATGCACATAATCACCCTGCACAATGGATATCTAAATTTACAGATATACCTACAGTATGGACGTGCAATGAACCCTATAGGTATGGTTCGTCAGCTTTAAATAAATTAAACTTTTACAGCATGGATAAATCTTTAACTTCAAATGTCAATTTAACACTTGCGTTCAATTCCAGAATGCAAGAAATGATCCAGGAAATTTATCCTGAAAACAAAGTAGCAATCAATGTATCTGGAGTTAATTTGTACAGACCTATCAAACACAGTGATGATGGATATTTTAATTCTATTTTCGTTGGACCTTTGCACCCTCGAAAAAGGCAACTTGATATTATAAAAGCGTTTTCTTTGATTGAAAGTGAAATTCCAAATATAAGAATGCACTTCGTTGGGGGGAACGTTGGTATTTCTTCAAAGACTCTAAAAAAATCTATGATTGATTTGGCTGATAAAAATGGTTTGGAAATACTTTTTTATGATTCCATTTCAGATGAAGAGCTATATAATTTATATGATATTGCTGACATCTCAGTTTTTGTGCCAGAATCTGAACCGTGGGGTATTTTTCCATTAGAAACTATACTGGGAGGAATACCTACTATAATTTCTGATCAGTGTGGAGTTAAGGATATACTTCCAGATGATCATTTTGTTGTTGAAACTGGGAACATCAAACAATTGGTTGATAAAATAGTGGAAATTAAAGATAACTACGACGAGTACAAGGATAAAACACTGAAAACTTCAGAAACAATATCGGAAAATTATTCATGGGAAGCCTACAGCAAAAGAATGGAAAATATTTTCAATAAAATTATTGAGTAA
- a CDS encoding glycosyltransferase family 4 protein has protein sequence MKIDYINGPKTDKIFGRSKYQGEIFKRLDKVEFNIIEYKPLAEIIKKKFHLTPKQEKFTNDVIETKTQKDNKLISFIVNTGKKTLDKSDRYRYSQIIKKQIKKGFINHITSQEFAFVLNLVKLEKSIVTCYDLIPWIYEGDRSPLWRSIMDGLRVADCIITISEFSKEEIMKYLDYPEERIRIVYPAVDHSVYYENRNKDILSKIDVSEDEKVVLYVGSEMPRQNVPVLIKAFAELKKRFSDVKLVKIGESQSIKARENILNLINDLNLQEDVIFAGYVPEEDMPRWYNAADILVYPCAYAGFGLPPLEAMACGTPVITSNTTSLPEVVGDAGIMIDPQDYDLMADKMYEVLTNNNLKEELAKKGLEQSKRFNWEDSAKKTFKTYKMINLN, from the coding sequence ATGAAAATTGATTACATAAATGGGCCAAAAACCGATAAAATATTTGGAAGATCTAAATATCAAGGGGAAATATTTAAAAGACTGGATAAAGTTGAATTCAATATCATTGAATACAAACCTCTAGCTGAAATTATAAAGAAAAAATTTCATCTTACTCCAAAACAAGAAAAATTCACAAATGATGTAATTGAAACCAAAACACAAAAAGATAATAAATTAATCAGTTTTATAGTTAACACTGGAAAAAAAACACTTGACAAAAGTGATCGATACAGGTACAGTCAAATCATTAAAAAACAGATTAAAAAAGGATTTATTAATCATATCACTTCGCAGGAATTTGCTTTTGTTTTGAATTTGGTTAAGCTTGAAAAAAGTATTGTAACATGTTATGATCTTATTCCATGGATATATGAAGGGGATCGTTCTCCTTTGTGGCGAAGTATTATGGATGGTTTGAGGGTTGCGGATTGTATTATTACAATCTCTGAGTTTTCTAAAGAAGAGATTATGAAATATTTGGATTATCCTGAGGAAAGGATTAGAATTGTTTATCCTGCTGTTGATCATTCTGTTTATTATGAGAATAGAAATAAAGATATTTTAAGTAAAATTGATGTTTCAGAGGATGAGAAGGTTGTGCTTTATGTGGGTTCTGAAATGCCGAGACAGAATGTTCCAGTTTTAATAAAAGCTTTTGCAGAACTTAAGAAAAGATTTTCTGATGTTAAATTGGTAAAGATAGGCGAATCACAGAGTATTAAGGCACGTGAGAATATTTTAAATCTAATTAATGATTTGAATTTGCAGGAAGATGTTATTTTTGCGGGGTATGTGCCGGAGGAGGATATGCCCAGATGGTACAATGCCGCTGACATTTTGGTTTATCCATGCGCCTATGCAGGATTTGGTCTTCCCCCATTGGAGGCAATGGCTTGTGGAACACCTGTAATTACCTCAAACACTACTTCATTGCCGGAAGTGGTGGGTGATGCGGGTATAATGATAGACCCACAAGACTATGATCTAATGGCTGATAAAATGTATGAAGTCCTAACAAACAATAATTTAAAAGAAGAATTAGCTAAAAAAGGACTTGAACAATCAAAACGTTTCAACTGGGAAGACAGCGCAAAAAAAACCTTCAAAACATATAAAATGATTAATTTAAATTAA
- a CDS encoding glycosyltransferase family 4 protein, with protein sequence MEIDYINGPRTDKIFGVSKYQMEIFRRIEGVGWNIIEYDSLMQILEKKYNANSKSGSHSQTTGNRSIYEIKSLKFIEDMGKKTLKTLDKHRYIHTVKNEVKEGNIKHITSQELAYILNSVKLENSIVTCYDLIPWAYDKNRSSIWKENMKGLRLADCIITISEFSKEEIMKYLDYPAERIKIVYPAADHSVYYENRNKEILSKLNISNDQKVVLYVGSEMPRQNVPVLIKAFAELKKKFPDIKLVKIGESQSYRERENILKLIKDLHLHEDVIFAGYVPEEDMPKWYNAADILVYPCAYAGFGLPPLEAMACGTPVITSNTTSLPEVVGDAGIMIDPQDVDLMADKMYEVFTNNSLKEELVKKGLEQSKRFNWEDSAKKTLEIYEEI encoded by the coding sequence ATGGAAATCGATTATATAAACGGGCCCAGAACAGATAAAATATTTGGGGTATCCAAGTACCAGATGGAAATCTTCAGAAGAATTGAAGGTGTTGGGTGGAATATTATTGAATATGATTCGTTAATGCAAATTCTTGAAAAAAAATATAATGCGAATTCCAAGTCCGGATCACACTCACAGACTACTGGCAACAGATCAATATATGAAATCAAATCACTAAAATTTATTGAGGATATGGGAAAAAAAACTTTAAAAACCCTTGATAAACATAGATATATTCATACAGTCAAGAATGAAGTTAAAGAAGGTAACATTAAACATATAACATCACAGGAACTTGCATATATTCTGAATTCAGTTAAACTTGAAAATAGCATTGTAACATGTTACGATCTTATTCCATGGGCATATGACAAAAACAGATCTTCCATATGGAAAGAAAATATGAAGGGTTTAAGGCTTGCAGATTGTATTATTACAATCTCTGAGTTTTCTAAAGAGGAGATTATGAAATATTTGGATTATCCTGCGGAAAGGATTAAAATTGTTTACCCTGCTGCTGATCATTCTGTTTATTATGAAAATCGGAATAAAGAGATTTTAAGTAAACTTAATATTTCAAATGACCAGAAAGTTGTGCTTTATGTGGGTTCTGAAATGCCAAGACAGAATGTTCCAGTTTTAATAAAGGCCTTTGCAGAACTTAAGAAAAAATTTCCTGACATTAAACTGGTAAAGATAGGCGAATCACAGAGTTATAGGGAACGTGAAAATATTTTAAAGTTGATAAAGGACCTTCATTTACATGAAGACGTTATTTTTGCAGGATACGTACCTGAGGAAGACATGCCCAAATGGTATAATGCCGCTGACATCTTGGTTTATCCCTGTGCTTATGCAGGTTTTGGTCTTCCACCATTAGAAGCTATGGCCTGCGGAACACCAGTAATCACATCAAACACCACATCACTGCCTGAAGTGGTGGGTGATGCAGGCATAATGATAGATCCACAAGATGTTGATTTAATGGCTGATAAAATGTATGAAGTCTTTACAAACAATAGTTTAAAAGAGGAATTAGTTAAAAAGGGACTTGAACAATCAAAACGTTTCAACTGGGAAGACAGTGCAAAAAAAACCCTGGAAATATATGAAGAAATATAA